A region from the candidate division WOR-3 bacterium genome encodes:
- a CDS encoding T9SS type A sorting domain-containing protein, giving the protein MRNAGSALGSTRARLVSRTPFLETIDEWGEFNPAGVGETTSSERNRFQVRAGEDAPIEVPLYCDLIITGSGYDDTLIVPIIVGDSMNLPVGPDGYGYSIYDWTDSCYSERAEYDWLELRGLGERLTIGDDDTRSLELPEGFGVWRYYGIPYRHISICANGWIAADTTSRCDFTNVELPYPNAPPNIVAFLWDDLAPSRYGNIWYYYDTFNHRFIVEFDSISYFGIPERWEKVQVQIYDTSQAVWGGDNPIEIHFKTVNDFRSVTLGMQNRDGSAGLTYLYNESYPRTAAPLAPMRSLRIQAGAPTGNKEPVTRGLPRPIFTITPNPFRNQVRIIFEPEANDGVKVAVYQADGSLIKRLGSNPQDRIWIWDGRDKAGVMVQSGIYFIRAERRGENTTQKVVRLP; this is encoded by the coding sequence TTGAGAAACGCTGGTTCTGCGCTTGGAAGCACCAGGGCCCGGTTGGTAAGTAGAACCCCGTTTCTTGAAACTATTGATGAATGGGGCGAGTTCAATCCGGCAGGGGTAGGCGAAACAACCTCATCCGAGCGCAACCGGTTTCAAGTGCGGGCAGGTGAAGATGCGCCGATTGAGGTGCCGCTTTACTGCGATTTGATAATCACCGGCAGCGGCTATGATGATACCCTAATTGTGCCGATAATCGTTGGTGATTCAATGAACCTGCCGGTTGGTCCTGATGGTTATGGCTACTCTATTTACGACTGGACCGACTCCTGCTACAGCGAGCGAGCAGAATATGACTGGCTGGAGTTGCGCGGTCTGGGTGAACGCTTGACAATCGGCGATGACGATACGAGGAGCCTGGAGCTGCCTGAAGGCTTTGGTGTCTGGCGCTATTATGGAATTCCTTATCGGCATATCTCCATCTGCGCCAACGGCTGGATAGCCGCAGATACCACCTCCAGGTGTGATTTCACCAATGTTGAACTGCCCTATCCCAATGCACCACCCAATATCGTTGCCTTTCTCTGGGACGATTTGGCACCGAGCCGTTATGGCAACATCTGGTACTACTACGACACCTTCAACCACCGTTTTATTGTTGAGTTTGACTCCATCTCCTATTTTGGAATTCCGGAGAGGTGGGAAAAGGTGCAGGTGCAGATTTATGATACCAGTCAGGCGGTTTGGGGAGGCGACAATCCGATTGAGATCCATTTTAAGACGGTCAACGATTTCCGTTCAGTTACGCTCGGAATGCAGAACCGTGATGGCAGCGCAGGCTTGACATATCTCTATAACGAGTCTTATCCCCGCACCGCGGCACCCCTTGCACCGATGCGCAGCCTCCGGATTCAGGCAGGTGCACCTACTGGCAACAAGGAACCTGTAACCAGAGGATTGCCAAGACCAATTTTCACCATCACCCCCAACCCTTTCAGAAATCAGGTCAGGATAATATTTGAACCTGAGGCTAATGATGGGGTAAAGGTTGCGGTTTATCAGGCAGATGGCTCGTTGATAAAGAGGCTGGGGTCAAACCCTCAGGACCGAATCTGGATTTGGGACGGCAGAGATAAAGCCGGGGTAATGGTCCAGAGCGGTATTTATTTCATCAGGGCAGAAAGGCGGGGGGAAAATACAACCCAAAAGGTGGTCCGTCTGCCGTAA
- a CDS encoding C25 family cysteine peptidase — protein sequence MTKRVFALLTVFIVSSISMAEWISANGATGAPKITILEQNSSRTVFEVTVPGVEINRTVIDNEEFALINLPNEVMAVLDEGKPQVPKVSVLLAIPERARLRFQVLDKESQVFKVGRVYPLQPPLLDGEEPGPFVIDNNFYNQNVSYPEMDVALIHTGKWRDLSVANLQVYPVKVNPAKGEIEVIKRIRVRVDYEGGFYPQLISDWMVPFYSHYIDNFHHLPVQTPTTYSAGVRYLVFCHQNYDTCTYLNDSLLAWVHQRGYEVRKITKSSFTASEIKDSIRAEYNRNDPHLLRWVLLVGEYGEIPMGSYSGVGYSDFWYCDLEPWPGGDNYPEIGIARISPASITDLNNQISKIMKYQKNPPTTNSWLDKLTMPAHSEQYPGKYSGCVRGIYNMPKPYWNPSVVETIMGYYTGNTTVTNALNQGRGIVAYRGHGDYFEWWEWGTEGSWYNSHIYALNNGDMTPVVYNIACNNGRIYDSTCLSEAWMRKYPGGAVASLGATQASYTYPNHGICSTLVRATCDTWTITVPGVRNYGPTPYNLADIKCYGVDAYVAKYWPSSPYPYNIWMYVMLGDPAMPVWAGGMPQTPTVTLPDSIPTGPYNLNVTVKVGTRPVEGALVCAWKESDVYVAERTNDSGVATLAVNATTPGYMRITVSEGHCQHSTPGAEHTPILPFSTTRPVAGGGTPQPNVVYVSNQVIDSPPGGNNNGRFEPGESGKIIVVLKNTGNLEAQNVTAQLKSSNSLFVITDSTANYGDIPPDSVRNNRSDPFLAQADARIPPGTFVTCTLKVHSENFQHDWTYTFNLRIGEPPQPPGTIIWGPKVCPGMPSDWGLYGVAYNRQDSLIYCVYFMSPTVYKYTSDSLLQSRGTITLPEDSCTDIAYCSYDNTFWLVANPSKRVYKITPSGSVVRYFTVPEAEYPCGVVEDEENHLVYVSDRRGTTTPQQRIFVYDTLGNILDTINHPVSGVYGTRCLALDERCPENPPSVLNIFTWFDPTGTYLDSCGMLEIDRVNWTLRNRFRFTNTEWNIRGIEYDPRDGSYWVTIMQYSSGSNNMIFKVVGFNMGSVGVEEEEKVLPELGRGIRVAVRPNPFTGRTVLSVALENPGLVDLQVYDNLGRLVRNVARSRSVITGSEFVWDGRDDAGAEVARGVYFYRVRSGSDEVWGKVILTRK from the coding sequence ATGACAAAACGCGTGTTTGCACTGCTAACGGTTTTCATTGTTAGCAGTATTTCTATGGCTGAATGGATTTCAGCCAACGGCGCTACCGGCGCTCCCAAAATCACTATCTTGGAACAAAACTCAAGCAGAACCGTTTTTGAGGTGACAGTCCCTGGTGTTGAGATTAACCGGACTGTTATTGACAATGAGGAGTTTGCGCTTATCAATCTGCCCAATGAGGTGATGGCGGTTTTGGATGAAGGCAAGCCCCAGGTGCCCAAGGTTTCGGTTCTCTTGGCTATTCCTGAAAGGGCAAGGTTGAGGTTTCAGGTTCTGGATAAGGAGAGCCAGGTTTTTAAGGTTGGCAGGGTCTATCCACTCCAGCCTCCCCTATTGGATGGCGAAGAACCGGGTCCGTTCGTGATTGACAATAACTTTTACAATCAGAATGTCTCTTATCCCGAAATGGATGTGGCGCTTATTCACACTGGGAAATGGCGGGACCTATCAGTTGCCAACCTGCAAGTTTATCCAGTAAAGGTGAATCCGGCTAAGGGCGAGATTGAGGTTATCAAAAGGATTCGGGTTAGGGTTGATTATGAAGGTGGCTTTTATCCCCAACTGATTAGCGACTGGATGGTGCCGTTTTATAGCCACTACATCGATAACTTTCATCATCTCCCGGTGCAAACGCCCACCACTTATTCTGCCGGGGTGAGGTATCTGGTTTTCTGCCATCAGAACTATGACACCTGCACCTATCTCAATGACTCGCTCCTTGCCTGGGTTCATCAGCGGGGCTATGAGGTAAGAAAGATTACCAAATCCAGTTTTACCGCCAGTGAGATAAAGGACTCAATCCGGGCAGAATACAACCGCAACGACCCCCATCTTTTGCGCTGGGTTCTTCTGGTTGGCGAATACGGTGAAATTCCGATGGGCTCATATTCAGGAGTTGGTTACAGCGACTTCTGGTACTGTGACCTTGAGCCCTGGCCTGGTGGTGACAACTATCCTGAGATTGGTATTGCCCGGATTTCACCGGCATCAATTACCGACCTGAACAACCAGATATCCAAGATTATGAAGTACCAAAAAAACCCTCCCACTACCAACTCCTGGCTGGACAAACTGACAATGCCCGCGCATTCAGAACAATATCCGGGTAAGTATTCTGGTTGCGTCCGGGGAATCTACAATATGCCCAAGCCCTACTGGAACCCAAGCGTTGTGGAAACAATTATGGGTTATTATACCGGTAACACCACCGTTACCAATGCGCTCAATCAAGGCAGAGGAATCGTTGCCTATCGCGGGCATGGGGACTATTTTGAGTGGTGGGAGTGGGGAACCGAAGGCTCCTGGTACAACTCCCATATTTACGCTTTAAACAACGGCGATATGACACCGGTCGTTTACAATATCGCCTGCAACAACGGCAGGATTTACGACTCCACCTGCCTTTCTGAGGCGTGGATGAGGAAATATCCTGGGGGAGCGGTTGCCAGCCTTGGTGCAACCCAAGCCTCCTATACCTATCCCAATCACGGCATCTGCTCGACCTTGGTCAGGGCAACCTGCGATACCTGGACAATAACCGTTCCGGGGGTGCGCAACTACGGTCCAACCCCTTACAACCTTGCCGATATCAAATGCTATGGTGTTGATGCCTATGTGGCAAAATACTGGCCCTCGAGCCCATATCCCTATAACATCTGGATGTATGTGATGCTTGGTGACCCTGCAATGCCGGTCTGGGCAGGTGGGATGCCCCAGACACCAACGGTTACCCTACCCGATTCCATTCCGACCGGACCTTACAACCTTAATGTTACCGTAAAGGTAGGAACAAGACCGGTTGAGGGTGCTTTGGTTTGTGCCTGGAAGGAATCGGATGTGTATGTGGCTGAACGAACAAATGACAGTGGTGTAGCAACACTTGCGGTTAATGCGACCACCCCAGGCTATATGAGAATTACCGTAAGTGAAGGGCATTGCCAGCATTCTACCCCAGGTGCCGAGCATACGCCCATTCTGCCGTTTTCTACCACCAGACCGGTTGCTGGTGGCGGCACACCCCAGCCCAATGTTGTCTATGTGTCCAATCAGGTGATTGATTCACCACCTGGTGGTAACAACAACGGCAGATTTGAACCTGGCGAGAGTGGGAAAATCATTGTGGTTCTGAAGAACACCGGCAATTTAGAAGCCCAGAATGTAACCGCACAACTTAAGTCAAGTAATTCCCTATTTGTTATTACCGACTCCACCGCAAATTATGGGGACATCCCCCCAGACTCGGTCCGCAACAACCGCTCTGACCCGTTTCTTGCCCAGGCTGATGCCCGTATACCACCAGGAACCTTTGTCACCTGCACATTAAAGGTTCACTCCGAGAACTTTCAGCACGACTGGACCTACACCTTCAATCTGAGGATTGGCGAGCCGCCGCAACCACCTGGGACAATCATCTGGGGTCCGAAGGTTTGCCCGGGAATGCCCAGTGATTGGGGTCTTTACGGTGTTGCCTATAACCGGCAGGACAGTTTGATTTACTGTGTCTACTTTATGAGCCCGACCGTTTACAAGTACACCTCTGACTCCTTGTTGCAGTCCCGGGGCACAATCACCCTGCCTGAGGACTCCTGCACCGATATCGCCTACTGTTCCTATGACAACACCTTCTGGCTTGTTGCCAACCCCTCAAAGCGGGTTTACAAGATAACCCCGAGCGGTTCGGTGGTGCGTTACTTCACGGTGCCAGAGGCTGAGTATCCCTGCGGTGTGGTTGAGGATGAGGAGAACCATCTGGTCTATGTCAGTGACCGGCGCGGCACCACCACGCCCCAGCAGCGGATTTTTGTCTATGACACCTTGGGCAATATCCTTGACACCATCAACCATCCGGTCTCGGGCGTTTATGGCACCCGGTGCCTGGCTTTGGATGAGCGCTGCCCGGAAAACCCGCCATCGGTTCTCAACATCTTCACCTGGTTTGACCCTACCGGGACATACCTTGACTCCTGCGGGATGCTGGAGATTGACCGGGTGAACTGGACATTGCGGAACCGGTTTCGGTTTACAAATACCGAGTGGAACATCAGGGGCATAGAGTATGACCCGCGTGACGGCTCCTACTGGGTGACGATTATGCAGTACTCCTCTGGCTCCAACAATATGATATTCAAGGTTGTTGGTTTCAATATGGGCAGTGTTGGTGTTGAGGAAGAGGAAAAGGTGTTGCCTGAGTTGGGCAGGGGTATAAGGGTTGCTGTGCGTCCCAATCCTTTTACTGGCAGGACGGTGCTTTCGGTGGCTTTAGAAAATCCTGGTTTGGTTGACCTGCAGGTTTATGACAATCTGGGCAGGCTGGTGCGGAATGTGGCGCGGTCAAGGTCGGTGATTACCGGTTCAGAGTTCGTCTGGGATGGCAGGGATGATGCCGGTGCAGAGGTCGCCCGCGGTGTCTACTTCTATCGGGTGCGAAGCGGTTCTGATGAGGTCTGGGGAAAGGTAATCCTTACCAGAAAGTAA